The proteins below come from a single Leptospira ellinghausenii genomic window:
- a CDS encoding ribonuclease HII, with translation MGCVSFGIQTLKQIQSGEILKGLRDSKKIPEPKRLELRKEILKHVEYWHVSFVSSKYIDKFNINQAIFYGINRALPKGSSAMGRTKQIGNLIPNSQNKGLDPVSTFEKKPFLFLDGNYKLKITNPIEGYLSIPKGDDLIPSISAASILAKTFRDEYMEKMDRKYPGYGFAKHKGYGTEEHRDALRKLGISPIHRLSFCDFLRREGSEPSLFPT, from the coding sequence ATCGGTTGTGTATCCTTTGGCATCCAAACTTTAAAACAAATCCAGTCGGGTGAAATTTTAAAAGGCCTCCGCGACTCTAAAAAAATCCCGGAACCCAAACGACTCGAACTCCGGAAGGAGATTTTAAAACACGTCGAATATTGGCATGTATCCTTTGTTAGCTCTAAATACATCGACAAGTTCAATATCAACCAAGCTATCTTTTATGGGATAAACCGTGCCTTACCGAAAGGTTCGTCCGCAATGGGACGAACCAAACAAATTGGGAATCTGATCCCCAATTCCCAAAATAAAGGTTTAGATCCCGTTTCGACTTTCGAAAAGAAACCCTTTCTCTTTTTGGACGGAAACTACAAACTCAAAATCACGAACCCCATCGAAGGTTACCTATCAATTCCTAAGGGAGATGATTTAATACCATCGATTTCTGCGGCTTCAATCCTTGCGAAAACCTTCCGAGATGAATATATGGAAAAGATGGATCGGAAATATCCTGGGTATGGTTTTGCCAAACACAAAGGGTATGGTACGGAAGAACACAGGGACGCACTTCGGAAACTTGGAATTTCTCCCATCCATCGGTTGAGTTTTTGTGATTTTCTCCGAAGGGAAGGAAGTGAGCCCTCTCTTTTCCCCACTTAA
- the rpsP gene encoding 30S ribosomal protein S16 has product MVKLRLQRTGTKADPHYRIVAADIRAPRDGKFIEAIGHFHPTASAVKKATFNEEKTLSWLKKGAQPTETVLALLKKDDVWSKFKG; this is encoded by the coding sequence TTGGTTAAATTAAGATTACAAAGAACGGGAACAAAAGCAGACCCGCACTATCGCATTGTTGCAGCAGACATTCGCGCTCCACGAGATGGAAAGTTCATCGAAGCGATCGGACACTTTCATCCAACTGCTTCTGCTGTTAAAAAAGCTACTTTCAACGAAGAAAAAACTCTTTCTTGGTTAAAAAAAGGCGCACAACCAACTGAGACTGTACTCGCTCTTTTGAAAAAAGACGACGTTTGGTCAAAATTCAAAGGTTAG
- a CDS encoding type II secretion system-associated lipoprotein, with the protein MRVFPLVLVLVFSQCSQRLIKKEKLREINEFYDGKTYALRDEIKFSQTEVWKKGTFVKIYIESTPSLLKLKVYPIQESRESSVGKLADYIINDDVKKREYDLADVEEWVNQKFTLVEQNAKKTKK; encoded by the coding sequence ATTCGTGTATTTCCCCTCGTTCTTGTCCTTGTGTTCAGCCAGTGTTCACAACGGCTGATCAAAAAAGAAAAGTTAAGGGAGATCAATGAATTCTATGATGGAAAAACATACGCACTGCGTGATGAGATCAAATTTTCCCAAACGGAAGTTTGGAAAAAAGGAACCTTCGTTAAGATCTACATCGAATCAACTCCCTCTCTTCTGAAACTGAAGGTATACCCAATCCAAGAGTCACGTGAGTCTTCGGTGGGAAAACTAGCAGACTACATCATCAATGATGATGTGAAAAAAAGAGAATATGACTTGGCGGACGTGGAAGAGTGGGTGAACCAAAAATTCACACTCGTAGAACAAAACGCCAAAAAAACAAAGAAATAA
- a CDS encoding HD-GYP domain-containing protein — translation MRKISIRDLEAGSKFTKSLYLDKDTVFVGADQPITQQDLDRLVQFGITFILTDGEKVTADLNDKSSATSGPGYFDTNLPFYQDDENSTRYKYLLEKANSSKVEFNAVFKDCFDLVQKTYKSASEGRYTEIREFREIAERIADHTKTNAQIPILLLSHSHAGYYLYTHICYATFFSVMLGNFLEFSRPKLIDLALASLFADIGMVTVPEEVSEKKGNLTELDLKTIKRHPVTGYQILTQRLKLKNSLAIVALQHHEAVDGSGYPQRILANQIEELTKVFMIADQFAAMIHPRPYRAAILPYEAMKIMISENVNRFDLKMVRLFLNKLSMFPVGSGVVLSDLRMGMVIESNKDKPLRPVIRVTKDADGKRLKHLEFVDLMKDLNLYIQQAIPFSQIY, via the coding sequence ATGCGGAAAATATCCATACGTGACTTAGAAGCTGGTTCTAAGTTTACTAAGTCTCTTTACCTGGATAAGGATACTGTATTTGTTGGAGCCGACCAACCTATTACTCAACAAGACTTAGACCGTCTCGTGCAATTTGGAATCACGTTTATCCTGACCGATGGAGAAAAAGTCACAGCGGATCTAAATGACAAATCCTCTGCTACCAGTGGGCCTGGTTATTTTGATACCAACCTTCCTTTTTACCAAGATGATGAAAACTCCACTCGGTACAAATACCTTCTAGAAAAGGCCAATTCATCCAAAGTTGAATTTAATGCAGTATTCAAAGATTGTTTTGACTTAGTTCAAAAAACATATAAATCAGCATCGGAAGGACGTTATACGGAAATACGAGAGTTCAGAGAAATAGCGGAACGAATTGCCGATCATACAAAAACTAACGCACAGATTCCCATTTTACTTTTGTCTCATTCCCACGCAGGGTATTACCTTTACACTCACATTTGTTATGCGACCTTTTTTTCTGTGATGTTGGGAAACTTCTTAGAGTTCTCAAGACCCAAACTCATTGATTTAGCCCTTGCTTCTCTTTTTGCTGACATCGGAATGGTCACTGTCCCTGAAGAAGTTTCTGAAAAAAAAGGCAATCTTACGGAACTGGATTTAAAGACCATCAAACGCCACCCGGTGACTGGTTATCAAATTCTCACCCAAAGGTTAAAATTAAAAAACTCACTTGCGATTGTTGCTTTGCAACACCATGAAGCAGTGGATGGATCAGGATACCCACAACGAATCCTTGCCAATCAAATTGAAGAACTCACAAAAGTATTTATGATTGCCGACCAATTTGCAGCTATGATCCACCCAAGGCCTTACCGTGCCGCCATCCTTCCTTATGAAGCGATGAAGATCATGATCAGTGAAAACGTGAACCGTTTTGATTTAAAAATGGTAAGGCTCTTTTTAAATAAACTTTCTATGTTCCCAGTGGGGTCCGGAGTTGTACTTTCTGACCTCAGAATGGGTATGGTGATTGAATCCAATAAAGACAAACCACTAAGGCCTGTTATCCGTGTCACAAAAGATGCAGATGGCAAACGGCTAAAACATCTGGAATTTGTAGATTTAATGAAAGATTTAAATTTGTACATCCAACAAGCCATTCCATTCTCTCAAATTTACTAG
- a CDS encoding ATP-binding protein: MDQKRFILPLFPVGPKRAEVGSLLYEWNGTREIQVEVGIRRGFPHFQILGNVTQETKEARDRIRLAIEASSFEFPIETIIINVKPTHIQKKKISLDLAVAVGILQATDQIPIANPDILYLGNLGLDGSLVGGKELLPFLWQREKEENKILCVPNNVRLFPLPEGEYYFLSHLQELKSIGQQTPEKRNQSLETNDTLLWEEVLLNPYQMKVFQGLLYAILGHHHSILLGSPGIGKTMLHRLLEPLLPPRLPSFSKNTGSWTTKGDFEIPTNKPPFRSPHHSTTEVGLIGGGLPYQPGEITKAEGGILFLDEALEFKDRILESLRMPMEDSYLEITRMNEVTKIKTDFTLLLSSNPCPCGNYQSQNHCHCSLQKIRLYLQKISGAFIDRITIFQTLFETSDERNIRLEEIRLKQIVKERIIFQKEKTIPSEEPVSIMKLLELGKDTKHLSLRKKKQIVSLARTIADWNLSPRTKEVHIQEALDYTLGYQWIYSLG, encoded by the coding sequence TTGGACCAAAAGCGATTCATTCTACCTCTTTTTCCTGTGGGCCCCAAACGAGCAGAAGTTGGAAGTTTGTTATACGAATGGAATGGAACAAGAGAAATCCAAGTGGAAGTTGGGATTAGGAGGGGTTTCCCCCATTTTCAAATCTTAGGCAATGTCACACAAGAAACAAAGGAGGCCAGAGACCGCATCCGTTTGGCTATAGAAGCCTCTTCCTTTGAATTTCCTATCGAAACCATCATCATCAATGTGAAACCCACTCACATCCAAAAGAAGAAGATCTCCCTAGATTTGGCAGTTGCGGTTGGAATCTTACAAGCAACAGACCAAATCCCGATTGCAAACCCAGATATTCTCTATTTGGGAAACTTGGGCCTCGATGGTAGCCTTGTGGGTGGGAAAGAACTACTACCTTTTCTTTGGCAAAGAGAAAAAGAAGAGAATAAAATCCTCTGTGTTCCGAATAACGTACGACTCTTTCCCTTACCAGAAGGTGAGTATTATTTCCTTTCCCACTTACAGGAATTAAAATCGATCGGGCAACAAACACCCGAAAAACGAAACCAATCTTTGGAAACGAATGACACACTGCTTTGGGAGGAAGTTCTCTTAAATCCTTATCAGATGAAAGTGTTCCAAGGATTGTTATATGCCATACTCGGTCACCACCATAGCATTTTACTCGGAAGTCCTGGTATTGGCAAAACCATGTTACACAGGTTACTCGAACCCCTACTTCCTCCTCGTTTACCGTCTTTTTCCAAGAACACAGGAAGTTGGACAACAAAAGGTGACTTTGAGATCCCCACAAACAAACCTCCCTTTCGTTCGCCCCATCATTCCACCACTGAAGTGGGTTTAATTGGTGGTGGCCTTCCCTACCAACCTGGCGAAATCACAAAAGCAGAAGGAGGGATTTTGTTTTTAGATGAAGCACTCGAATTTAAGGATCGAATCTTAGAAAGTTTACGGATGCCAATGGAAGATTCTTATTTAGAAATCACGAGGATGAATGAAGTGACAAAAATCAAAACAGATTTCACTCTCCTACTCTCTTCAAATCCATGTCCTTGTGGAAATTACCAAAGCCAAAACCACTGCCATTGTTCCTTACAAAAAATTCGTTTGTACCTTCAAAAAATTAGTGGAGCATTTATTGATCGTATCACTATATTCCAAACACTCTTTGAAACTTCAGATGAACGTAATATACGATTGGAAGAAATTCGATTAAAACAAATCGTAAAAGAAAGAATTATTTTTCAAAAGGAAAAAACCATTCCCTCCGAAGAACCAGTCTCTATAATGAAACTATTGGAATTGGGTAAAGATACAAAACATCTATCCTTACGAAAGAAAAAACAAATTGTTTCTCTCGCAAGGACAATTGCAGATTGGAACCTCTCCCCTAGAACAAAGGAAGTACATATTCAAGAGGCTTTGGATTATACTTTGGGATACCAGTGGATTTATAGCCTAGGTTGA
- the rpe gene encoding ribulose-phosphate 3-epimerase — MKISASILAAKLTGLSSELPTYKQENIDLIHIDVMDGNFVPQISFGEAFTKEVKSHTDIPLDVHLMVSNPELHVPKYFDLKPYCITFHIETTNFSVRLAEEIKKQGIKVGVSLNPQTPPESISQILPYLDLVLLMTVDPGFYGQSFVKSGFEKIAAVRKLTKPYNIELEVDGGVNESNMEELAKLGVDITVVGSGLYKTGDPNAQGKKLKELAASARTRS, encoded by the coding sequence ATGAAAATATCAGCATCCATTCTTGCCGCAAAACTCACTGGCCTTTCTTCGGAACTACCTACATATAAACAAGAGAATATTGATCTCATCCATATTGATGTGATGGATGGGAATTTTGTACCACAAATCTCCTTTGGGGAAGCTTTCACAAAGGAAGTCAAATCACACACAGACATCCCTCTGGATGTTCACCTCATGGTGAGTAACCCTGAACTCCATGTTCCAAAATACTTTGATCTGAAGCCTTACTGCATTACTTTCCATATTGAAACGACCAATTTCTCGGTTCGTCTTGCAGAAGAGATCAAAAAACAAGGGATCAAAGTGGGTGTTTCCTTAAACCCACAAACTCCTCCTGAATCCATCTCACAAATTTTACCGTATTTGGACCTGGTACTTCTCATGACAGTGGACCCTGGTTTTTATGGGCAATCCTTTGTGAAATCGGGTTTTGAAAAAATCGCCGCGGTTCGCAAACTCACAAAACCATACAATATCGAACTGGAAGTGGATGGGGGAGTGAACGAATCCAATATGGAAGAACTCGCAAAACTGGGTGTTGACATCACTGTTGTGGGCTCTGGGCTCTACAAAACGGGAGATCCTAACGCTCAAGGTAAAAAATTAAAGGAACTTGCTGCAAGTGCTAGAACTCGCTCTTGA
- the rplS gene encoding 50S ribosomal protein L19, with protein MNQILETALAGEAKNELNFEIGDTVKVHYKIVESGKERVQVYEGVVISIANKSQSKTFTVRRVSYDIGVERIFPLHSPRIAKIELVRKGSVRRAKLFYLRDKKGKAGRIKERKGGQAIVAKDKKRQDEASKAAKAATAEAPSA; from the coding sequence ATGAATCAGATTCTAGAAACAGCACTCGCAGGCGAAGCAAAGAACGAACTTAATTTCGAAATTGGTGATACTGTAAAAGTTCACTACAAAATCGTTGAATCTGGAAAAGAACGTGTTCAGGTTTACGAAGGTGTTGTGATCTCTATTGCGAACAAATCACAAAGCAAAACTTTCACTGTAAGACGTGTTTCTTACGATATCGGTGTGGAACGTATTTTCCCACTCCATAGCCCAAGGATTGCAAAAATTGAACTCGTTCGGAAAGGATCTGTTCGTCGTGCAAAACTCTTTTATCTTCGAGATAAAAAAGGAAAAGCAGGACGTATCAAAGAAAGAAAAGGCGGACAAGCAATTGTTGCCAAAGATAAAAAGAGACAGGACGAAGCTTCTAAGGCAGCGAAAGCAGCCACAGCAGAAGCACCTAGCGCATAA
- the fmt gene encoding methionyl-tRNA formyltransferase yields the protein MKLSIGYFGSPEHSKELLRMILDAGIHVDFVVTNVDKPVGRKQIITPTPVKTLAEERGIPIIQSMRLRTDEGAQTQILSYKSPVHVVYAYGSIVPEIVFMDPKWGSINLHGSLLPKYRGASPVQSALLHGEEVTGFTIQYLAKEVDSGDIISQKSWKIPKEETTGSLLQKITSLGGEAIIHLLKTLESTGDRWKGSPQNANEATHCQKITANHRPVLWEKSAKEIHNQIRALYPDPLATTQFREKKLILVSSDLLDKNAEEVPIPEGAKPGSFFLYQKKRLFCLCGDGNLLGIDTLQPEGKKPMKGFEFFNGARVLAGESFT from the coding sequence ATGAAACTTTCAATTGGGTATTTTGGTTCCCCGGAACATTCTAAAGAATTATTACGTATGATCCTTGATGCCGGGATCCATGTGGATTTTGTAGTGACCAATGTGGACAAACCTGTGGGTCGAAAACAAATCATCACACCCACTCCTGTAAAAACCCTCGCCGAGGAAAGAGGAATTCCCATCATCCAATCGATGCGCCTTCGCACCGATGAGGGAGCACAAACACAAATTCTCTCCTACAAGTCACCTGTACATGTGGTGTATGCCTATGGTTCGATCGTGCCTGAAATAGTGTTTATGGATCCTAAATGGGGCAGTATCAATTTACATGGAAGTCTCCTTCCCAAATACAGAGGTGCTTCTCCAGTACAAAGTGCTCTCCTCCATGGAGAAGAAGTCACTGGGTTTACCATCCAATACCTTGCAAAAGAAGTTGATTCGGGCGATATCATTTCCCAAAAGTCTTGGAAGATTCCAAAGGAAGAGACAACAGGATCTCTCTTGCAAAAGATCACATCATTAGGGGGAGAAGCGATTATCCATCTCTTAAAAACTTTGGAATCCACTGGCGACCGCTGGAAAGGATCCCCGCAGAATGCAAATGAAGCCACACATTGCCAAAAGATCACGGCAAACCATAGACCAGTTCTCTGGGAAAAATCGGCAAAGGAAATCCACAACCAAATCCGAGCTCTGTACCCAGACCCACTCGCAACCACTCAATTCCGGGAAAAAAAGCTCATCCTTGTCTCCTCTGATTTGCTAGACAAAAATGCAGAAGAGGTCCCGATCCCAGAAGGTGCAAAACCGGGTTCCTTTTTTCTCTACCAGAAAAAAAGGCTTTTCTGTCTCTGTGGAGACGGAAACCTGCTTGGTATAGATACCTTACAACCCGAAGGGAAAAAACCCATGAAAGGTTTTGAATTTTTTAATGGGGCACGGGTTTTAGCCGGAGAATCATTTACGTGA
- a CDS encoding peptidoglycan DD-metalloendopeptidase family protein: MKFLRLVTFVLFLMVGTGVSANPFQKIHQEINENLPSGDGTVFRIFSNQSQESEVHKLFAVGVNQTSEEEEVELASLDLPKYIDVSPVVSNTVVHESGIVVKKYTVQKKDNLSKIARSFSIDVAKLKKANSLSSDQLKVGQVLEVPVQVKNASSSRVVLKKIFILPVPQSRVTSRFGRRVDPFNKYNRVYHSGLDLAAKVGAPVLSAADGEVVFTGRNGGYGNSVTIQHKNGYKTVYAHCSQILVEVGETVKMGRVVALVGRTGTATGAHLHFEVFRNGKIMNPESALGMTEKHVTKLPKSEVAGM; the protein is encoded by the coding sequence GTGAAGTTTCTTCGGTTGGTAACATTCGTTTTGTTTTTGATGGTAGGAACAGGTGTTTCTGCCAATCCTTTCCAAAAAATCCACCAAGAAATCAATGAAAACCTTCCTTCTGGTGATGGAACTGTATTTCGCATTTTTAGTAACCAATCCCAAGAATCAGAAGTTCACAAATTGTTCGCTGTTGGTGTGAACCAAACATCGGAAGAAGAAGAAGTGGAACTAGCCTCTCTTGACCTTCCCAAATACATTGATGTTTCCCCTGTTGTTAGTAACACAGTGGTTCATGAATCAGGGATTGTTGTGAAAAAATACACAGTCCAGAAAAAAGACAATCTCTCAAAAATTGCGCGTTCCTTTTCCATCGATGTCGCTAAGCTTAAAAAAGCAAATTCCCTTTCTAGTGACCAACTCAAGGTAGGACAAGTACTAGAAGTGCCTGTCCAAGTCAAAAATGCTTCTTCTTCCAGAGTTGTTTTAAAAAAGATTTTCATTTTACCTGTACCACAAAGCCGAGTTACATCTCGTTTTGGGCGTCGTGTGGATCCGTTTAACAAATACAACCGAGTGTACCACTCAGGTCTTGACCTTGCTGCAAAAGTAGGGGCACCTGTCCTTTCTGCTGCCGATGGTGAAGTTGTATTTACGGGCCGAAACGGTGGGTATGGAAATTCCGTGACCATCCAACACAAAAATGGGTATAAAACAGTTTACGCCCATTGTTCTCAGATTTTAGTTGAGGTTGGGGAAACGGTGAAGATGGGCAGAGTGGTAGCACTTGTCGGTAGGACAGGAACTGCAACTGGGGCACATTTGCATTTTGAAGTGTTCCGAAACGGGAAAATTATGAATCCTGAATCAGCTCTTGGCATGACAGAAAAGCATGTCACAAAACTTCCCAAATCTGAAGTAGCCGGAATGTAA
- a CDS encoding YraN family protein, which yields MFSFSRKGDTDEKVFNLNKTTIGKLGEKCACEFLESLGHTILFQNYRKRIGEIDIISLKNEILHCSEVKTWNEKNGFHPKECLHETKRDRMRKVYFHLLQEIPAFYHLTPSFNLLHITEKKEVRFYSSIF from the coding sequence ATGTTTTCTTTTTCTAGAAAAGGAGATACTGATGAAAAAGTTTTTAATTTGAATAAGACGACGATTGGAAAACTCGGGGAAAAGTGTGCTTGCGAGTTTTTAGAATCCCTAGGCCATACGATTCTATTCCAAAACTACCGAAAACGGATTGGTGAAATTGACATAATTAGTCTAAAGAACGAAATCCTTCATTGTTCGGAAGTCAAAACTTGGAATGAAAAAAATGGGTTTCATCCAAAGGAATGCCTCCATGAGACAAAACGTGATCGAATGCGGAAGGTGTATTTCCATTTATTACAGGAAATTCCTGCCTTTTACCACCTAACACCTAGCTTTAATTTGCTCCATATCACCGAAAAAAAGGAAGTGCGTTTTTATTCGTCAATCTTCTAA
- a CDS encoding PASTA domain-containing protein: MKEKFLKILPYSGYVLFVSLGLLVFFVAAFLVVVVRTKEEQKVMMPYVIGKNYIEVHNELQRLQLKVRLESERIPEKTDGIILSQSIDAGKEVEAGSKLYLTVNIGFDRVTIPDVKGQDLKRAKAILEKVLSGEVYVPLQIGGITYVPAVGDEPADTIIDQIPAPGKETHSGEKIYLLVTETNPDKKTSQTLKDGSDESKLVGIPVPFAVDYLQRKKIPYRIKEATKPEFREGHGLVSSFELKPTGAEIGAFYLKPSTSLVQDYEFLEYEIDDDDVYSAKVSYTKPGEGVEIEKEILTSQSLKEDEMVRLVVHRFANTKVTLLGKETGVAKVWKLKGQY, encoded by the coding sequence GTGAAAGAAAAGTTTCTTAAAATTTTACCTTACAGTGGTTATGTTCTATTTGTTTCCTTAGGACTTTTAGTATTTTTTGTCGCTGCCTTCCTCGTTGTCGTGGTTCGTACCAAAGAAGAACAAAAGGTAATGATGCCTTATGTGATTGGGAAAAACTACATTGAAGTGCATAACGAACTCCAACGTTTGCAACTCAAGGTGCGATTGGAATCGGAACGGATCCCTGAAAAAACAGATGGGATCATTCTAAGCCAGTCCATTGATGCGGGAAAAGAAGTAGAGGCTGGATCCAAATTGTACCTTACCGTCAACATTGGGTTTGACCGAGTGACTATCCCCGATGTCAAAGGACAAGATCTCAAACGTGCCAAGGCCATTTTGGAAAAAGTATTATCTGGTGAAGTCTATGTTCCCTTACAAATTGGTGGGATCACTTATGTTCCTGCAGTGGGAGATGAACCGGCTGACACCATCATTGACCAAATCCCTGCACCAGGAAAAGAAACACATTCAGGTGAAAAAATTTACCTCCTTGTGACAGAAACAAATCCAGATAAAAAAACGAGCCAAACTTTAAAAGACGGCTCCGATGAATCCAAGTTAGTTGGAATTCCCGTGCCTTTTGCTGTGGATTATCTACAAAGGAAAAAAATTCCCTACCGCATCAAAGAAGCCACAAAACCAGAGTTTCGTGAAGGGCATGGACTTGTTTCTTCCTTTGAATTAAAACCAACGGGTGCTGAAATTGGAGCATTTTATCTCAAACCTTCTACTTCTCTTGTCCAAGATTATGAATTTTTAGAATACGAAATCGATGATGATGATGTATATTCGGCTAAGGTGAGTTATACCAAACCTGGTGAAGGCGTAGAAATCGAAAAAGAAATTCTAACAAGCCAAAGCCTAAAAGAAGATGAAATGGTACGTTTGGTTGTCCATCGTTTCGCCAATACCAAAGTCACTCTTTTGGGAAAAGAAACGGGTGTTGCCAAAGTTTGGAAATTAAAAGGACAATACTAA
- the rimM gene encoding ribosome maturation factor RimM (Essential for efficient processing of 16S rRNA), producing the protein MSTKPSLVKVGVFGSSHGIKGFIKVFTEGETLRSLKAPTSCTVQDPLGKTATIDIESIKSNGNHYLVKIKGYDTPETVVKYRGFSLLWKKEDLPKPNDGEIYTEDLIGLETISKETKTPLGYKVTDVIDNPAHPILECKPTSGEGETILVPFLNRFVGDWNLEGKTLEIIQWEQWFEV; encoded by the coding sequence TTGTCGACTAAACCAAGTTTAGTGAAAGTGGGGGTCTTTGGATCCTCACATGGAATCAAAGGGTTCATCAAAGTTTTCACAGAAGGGGAAACACTGAGATCCTTGAAAGCTCCTACCAGTTGCACTGTCCAAGATCCACTTGGCAAAACCGCAACGATTGATATTGAATCAATCAAATCCAATGGAAATCATTATCTCGTAAAGATCAAAGGGTATGACACTCCCGAGACAGTTGTGAAGTATCGTGGGTTTTCCTTGCTTTGGAAAAAGGAAGACCTTCCGAAACCAAACGATGGAGAAATTTATACAGAAGACTTAATTGGTCTCGAAACCATTTCCAAAGAAACCAAAACACCACTTGGTTACAAAGTCACTGACGTCATCGATAACCCAGCACACCCTATCTTAGAATGTAAACCCACTTCTGGCGAAGGGGAAACCATCCTTGTTCCCTTTCTCAATCGTTTTGTGGGTGATTGGAATTTAGAAGGGAAAACACTTGAGATAATCCAATGGGAGCAGTGGTTTGAGGTTTAA
- a CDS encoding KH domain-containing protein has product MDSLVRYIVTSLVDQPDQVAVNQVPGEEETVIELRVAPKDLGKVIGKNGRIAKSLRTVLQAAGTKQGKNYTLEIVD; this is encoded by the coding sequence ATGGATTCCTTAGTTCGTTATATCGTGACATCTCTCGTTGACCAACCAGACCAGGTAGCTGTCAACCAAGTACCCGGAGAGGAAGAAACTGTGATCGAACTTCGGGTGGCTCCAAAAGACCTCGGGAAGGTGATCGGAAAAAACGGAAGGATTGCAAAATCTCTTCGTACGGTCTTACAAGCCGCGGGAACCAAACAAGGCAAAAACTATACTTTAGAAATTGTCGACTAA
- the trmD gene encoding tRNA (guanosine(37)-N1)-methyltransferase TrmD: MRFNFITLFPEKITSYFDTGIPGKAVKQGVVEISTVHLRDFADNKHQKVDDTIYGGGPGMLLQVGPIYRALESLGEKKGKVILLSPSGELFNQTLAREIFESSDTFTLISGYYEGVDHRVTEHLIDREVAIGNYVISSGDLAALVVADCLSRFVPGFLGKEESLLEESHNETEELEYPQYTKPYDFMGWTVPDVLLGGHHEEIRKWRQKNRKTRNHS, translated from the coding sequence TTGAGGTTTAATTTCATCACCCTTTTCCCTGAAAAGATCACATCTTATTTTGATACTGGAATTCCTGGAAAAGCGGTAAAACAAGGGGTTGTGGAAATAAGCACGGTCCACTTGCGAGACTTTGCCGACAACAAACACCAAAAGGTAGATGATACCATTTACGGTGGTGGTCCAGGCATGTTATTACAGGTGGGACCCATATACCGTGCCCTGGAATCCCTTGGGGAAAAGAAAGGTAAGGTCATTTTACTCAGTCCCTCAGGCGAACTTTTCAACCAAACCCTTGCCCGTGAAATTTTTGAATCTTCTGATACCTTTACCTTGATTTCGGGTTATTATGAAGGGGTCGATCATCGTGTCACGGAGCATTTAATTGACAGGGAAGTGGCCATTGGAAACTATGTTATTTCATCGGGGGATTTAGCTGCTCTCGTTGTGGCAGATTGCCTGTCTCGGTTTGTACCGGGGTTTTTAGGGAAGGAAGAAAGCCTTCTCGAAGAATCGCACAACGAAACGGAAGAATTAGAATACCCCCAGTATACAAAACCCTATGATTTTATGGGTTGGACTGTTCCTGACGTGCTCCTCGGTGGACATCATGAAGAGATCCGGAAATGGCGGCAAAAAAACCGCAAAACAAGAAATCATTCTTAG
- a CDS encoding EscU/YscU/HrcU family type III secretion system export apparatus switch protein, whose translation MKRKMVALAYNPKEQIAPKVVAKAEGNLANHLVRIAEEAGVFIVRDEVMVSTLEHLPNGKEIPRELYEVVAAVFRILVLEREKKNN comes from the coding sequence ATGAAAAGGAAAATGGTAGCCCTTGCTTACAACCCCAAAGAACAGATTGCGCCAAAAGTTGTCGCCAAAGCAGAAGGGAATTTGGCAAATCATTTAGTTCGCATTGCAGAAGAGGCAGGTGTCTTCATTGTGAGGGATGAAGTGATGGTAAGTACACTAGAACATCTCCCCAATGGGAAAGAAATTCCAAGAGAATTGTATGAAGTGGTCGCAGCTGTCTTTCGAATCCTGGTTTTAGAAAGAGAAAAGAAAAACAATTGA